A single Micromonospora luteifusca DNA region contains:
- a CDS encoding NADPH-dependent F420 reductase gives MSSITLIGTGNMARTIGTLAVAGGNTVEVMGRDQSKADDLAKALGGGATTGKWGAVPAGDIVITALLYDGVVPVVARYGEALAGKVIVDISNPFNASFDGLAHSEETSVAQEVAKVAPVSASVVKAFNTIFRNVLENGRANVFIAGDNAQAKAGVAAFIETLGLRPLDVGGLKMAHWLEGMGVVTVGLAGNGVGHWDFALGVDEFTG, from the coding sequence ATGAGCAGCATCACCCTCATCGGTACGGGGAACATGGCCCGTACCATCGGCACGCTCGCGGTGGCGGGCGGCAACACCGTCGAGGTCATGGGACGCGATCAGTCCAAGGCCGATGACCTGGCCAAGGCTCTGGGCGGCGGTGCAACGACGGGCAAGTGGGGCGCCGTCCCGGCCGGGGACATCGTCATCACGGCCCTGTTGTACGACGGTGTAGTTCCGGTCGTCGCCAGGTACGGAGAAGCCCTCGCGGGCAAGGTCATCGTCGACATCAGCAACCCCTTCAACGCCTCATTCGACGGACTGGCCCACAGCGAGGAGACCTCGGTCGCGCAGGAAGTCGCCAAGGTGGCGCCGGTGAGCGCCAGCGTGGTGAAGGCATTCAACACCATCTTCCGTAATGTCCTGGAGAATGGCCGGGCCAACGTCTTCATCGCTGGCGATAATGCGCAGGCCAAGGCCGGCGTGGCGGCATTCATCGAGACCCTCGGGCTGCGCCCGCTGGACGTCGGCGGTCTGAAAATGGCGCACTGGCTGGAAGGAATGGGCGTGGTCACGGTGGGCCTCGCCGGCAACGGGGTTGGCCACTGGGACTTCGCCCTCGGCGTCGACGAATTTACCGGCTGA
- a CDS encoding SDR family NAD(P)-dependent oxidoreductase yields the protein MGKLDGKVAVITGGSTGMALAGAKLFVEEGAHVFIQARRQEALDDAVKLIGRNVTAVQGDAAELDDLDRLYDTVKREKGSIDVLWASAGMGEPAVLGEITEEQFHRAFWLNARGTLFTVQKALPLINDNGSIFMTGSNASLGAFPGWSLYAGSKAVQQAWARVWLNELRDRNIRVNVLTPGQVATAKQEELFDEATKAAFESLIPRGKMGRPEEVASVALFLASDDSSYVNGLELVTDGGTTAI from the coding sequence GTGGGAAAGCTCGATGGCAAGGTAGCGGTGATCACCGGCGGATCCACCGGCATGGCACTGGCCGGCGCCAAACTGTTCGTCGAGGAAGGAGCGCACGTCTTCATCCAGGCCCGGCGGCAGGAAGCACTCGACGACGCCGTCAAGCTGATCGGCCGCAACGTCACCGCCGTCCAGGGTGACGCGGCCGAACTGGACGACCTGGATCGCTTGTACGACACCGTCAAGCGGGAAAAGGGCTCGATCGACGTGCTCTGGGCCAGCGCCGGGATGGGCGAACCCGCCGTCCTCGGCGAGATCACCGAGGAACAGTTCCACCGCGCCTTCTGGCTCAACGCGCGCGGCACCCTGTTCACCGTGCAGAAGGCACTGCCGCTGATCAACGACAACGGCTCGATCTTCATGACCGGATCCAACGCCTCCCTCGGCGCCTTCCCCGGCTGGAGCCTCTACGCGGGAAGCAAAGCCGTCCAGCAGGCCTGGGCCCGCGTCTGGCTCAACGAACTGCGCGACCGCAATATCCGGGTCAACGTTCTGACCCCCGGCCAGGTCGCCACCGCCAAACAGGAAGAACTGTTCGACGAGGCAACCAAGGCCGCATTCGAGTCCCTCATCCCACGCGGAAAGATGGGCCGCCCCGAAGAAGTCGCCTCCGTCGCCCTGTTCCTCGCCTCCGACGACTCCAGCTATGTCAACGGCCTGGAACTGGTCACCGACGGCGGCACCACCGCCATCTGA
- a CDS encoding TetR/AcrR family transcriptional regulator, translating to MTELERGPQGQRRGRGARERILGASQQLFRDQGINRTGMDQLCAVAQVSKRTAYQHFTSKDELVAEYLRRFDPDVMPGVFDRADLTPRERLLAAFEIPASTPLCPYIAAAVELHDPQHPASQYARDYKIAIAARLTETAREAGATDPEQLGEQLALLIDGASARTRVLNSESFPTAAAIAAVLIDNAIPASSPRQPSDDRGTTGSAPVPVGGPPAA from the coding sequence ATGACGGAGTTGGAGAGGGGCCCCCAGGGCCAGCGCCGCGGCAGGGGCGCACGCGAGCGCATCCTCGGCGCGTCACAGCAGCTGTTCCGCGATCAAGGCATCAACCGCACCGGCATGGACCAGCTCTGCGCCGTGGCCCAAGTGTCCAAGCGCACGGCCTACCAGCACTTCACCAGCAAGGACGAACTCGTCGCCGAATACCTGCGCCGATTCGATCCCGACGTCATGCCCGGAGTGTTCGACCGCGCCGACCTCACACCCCGCGAACGACTCCTCGCCGCCTTCGAGATACCCGCGTCCACGCCCCTGTGCCCCTACATCGCGGCAGCCGTCGAACTCCACGACCCCCAACACCCCGCATCCCAGTACGCACGCGACTACAAGATCGCCATCGCCGCGCGGCTCACCGAAACCGCCCGCGAAGCTGGTGCTACCGACCCCGAACAACTCGGCGAACAACTGGCGCTGCTCATCGACGGCGCCTCGGCCCGCACCCGAGTCCTCAACAGCGAATCCTTCCCCACCGCCGCCGCCATCGCCGCCGTCCTCATCGACAACGCCATCCCCGCGTCATCTCCTCGGCAGCCCAGCGATGACCGCGGAACTACCGGGTCTGCTCCCGTTCCGGTGGGAGGCCCGCCGGCCGCCTAG
- a CDS encoding sugar phosphate isomerase/epimerase family protein has product MTGLRRFSFNQATAQRWPLPDVVAGCVAAGVPGIGLWREPVAEHGLARSAKLVRDAGLAVTSLCRGGFFAADDWRAENLRAIEEAATLGAPELVLVSGGLPPGSRDIDGARRRVADAIGELAPHAAAAGVRLAIEPLHPMFAADRCVIATLGQALDIAERFDPTVVGVVVDAYHVWWDDTVYAQIERAGPRIAAFQVCDWVTPLPEGVLLGRALPGDGCIELRRLREAVDAAGYVGPIEVEVFSAEVWARPGAEVLDAAIAGYLGHVV; this is encoded by the coding sequence ATGACCGGGCTGCGCCGGTTCTCGTTCAACCAGGCGACCGCCCAGCGGTGGCCCCTGCCCGACGTGGTGGCCGGGTGTGTGGCTGCCGGCGTACCGGGCATCGGATTGTGGCGGGAGCCCGTCGCGGAGCACGGCCTGGCCCGGTCGGCGAAGCTGGTCCGCGACGCCGGCCTCGCCGTCACCTCGCTGTGTCGAGGCGGCTTCTTCGCCGCCGACGACTGGCGGGCGGAGAATCTGCGCGCCATCGAGGAGGCGGCCACGCTCGGCGCACCGGAGTTGGTGCTGGTCTCCGGGGGGCTGCCGCCCGGTAGCCGGGACATCGACGGCGCCCGCCGCCGGGTCGCCGACGCGATCGGCGAGTTGGCCCCGCACGCGGCGGCAGCCGGGGTGCGGCTGGCGATCGAGCCACTGCACCCGATGTTCGCCGCCGACCGCTGTGTGATCGCCACCCTCGGTCAGGCGCTGGACATCGCCGAACGGTTCGACCCGACGGTCGTCGGTGTGGTGGTGGACGCCTATCACGTGTGGTGGGACGACACGGTGTACGCGCAGATCGAGCGGGCCGGACCACGGATCGCCGCGTTCCAGGTCTGTGACTGGGTGACGCCGCTGCCGGAGGGGGTGCTGCTCGGCCGGGCGCTGCCCGGCGACGGCTGCATCGAGCTGCGACGGCTGCGCGAGGCGGTGGACGCGGCCGGGTATGTCGGCCCGATCGAGGTGGAGGTCTTCTCCGCCGAGGTGTGGGCGCGTCCCGGTGCGGAGGTGCTGGACGCGGCGATCGCCGGCTACCTGGGTCACGTTGTCTGA